A DNA window from Mesorhizobium sp. C432A contains the following coding sequences:
- a CDS encoding BA14K family protein — MKAILGLVGGFVLTLAVFGSGLVFAAWLLAAKPVREARPTVSVAELWTRKARPVDNTAQDFERVPPEQSAPADIAAREPAQDPARQQPDPTVTGAIAPAELPPPHLAWCASRYRSYDPDDNSYMSYSGQQRTCVSPYLAADRVAPREASYVEGAGAYAAAGGEPDHVASCFSRYRSYRPEDNSYQPYSGGPRRQCE; from the coding sequence GTGAAAGCGATTTTGGGACTGGTCGGCGGCTTCGTGCTGACCCTTGCGGTGTTCGGCAGCGGGCTGGTTTTCGCAGCCTGGCTGCTTGCCGCCAAGCCTGTGCGGGAAGCAAGGCCCACCGTCAGCGTGGCGGAACTGTGGACCCGGAAAGCGCGGCCGGTGGACAACACGGCGCAGGACTTCGAACGTGTGCCGCCCGAGCAGTCCGCGCCTGCCGACATCGCCGCCAGGGAGCCAGCCCAGGACCCGGCCAGGCAGCAGCCCGATCCCACAGTCACCGGCGCCATCGCGCCGGCCGAACTGCCGCCGCCGCATCTCGCCTGGTGCGCCAGCCGATACCGCTCCTACGATCCCGACGACAACAGCTACATGTCCTATAGCGGACAGCAGCGCACCTGCGTATCGCCCTATCTCGCCGCCGACCGCGTCGCGCCGCGAGAGGCAAGCTATGTCGAGGGCGCGGGCGCCTACGCGGCTGCCGGCGGCGAACCGGACCATGTCGCCTCCTGCTTCAGCCGCTATCGCTCCTACCGTCCGGAAGACAACAGCTACCAGCCATATTCCGGCGGGCCGAGACGGCAATGCGAGTAG
- a CDS encoding DUF2934 domain-containing protein, with amino-acid sequence MNDDRHHKIQQRAYQIWEREGTGDPEHHWHRAEAEIDREAALPLTADDALPREIASTDVLTVEELAVRTGISGDEAQELIDRLGTDRAVVEQAARGIEGKRRATS; translated from the coding sequence ATGAACGACGACAGGCATCATAAGATACAGCAGCGCGCCTACCAGATCTGGGAGCGCGAAGGCACTGGCGACCCCGAGCACCACTGGCACCGGGCCGAGGCCGAAATCGACCGCGAAGCAGCCCTGCCGCTGACGGCCGACGACGCCCTGCCGCGCGAGATCGCCAGCACCGACGTCCTGACCGTCGAGGAACTCGCCGTGCGCACCGGCATATCGGGCGACGAGGCGCAGGAGCTGATCGACAGGCTGGGCACGGACCGGGCGGTGGTTGAGCAGGCTGCGCGGGGGATTGAGGGGAAGAGGCGGGCGACGTCCTGA
- a CDS encoding tripartite tricarboxylate transporter permease, whose amino-acid sequence MTGYWAALGTGLGNVFSWPNILIPVLGTLVAMATSFLPGIGGASLATLLLVATVHWDPVSVLLLFGALTGGATFMGSITAILFNIPGNAPSAATLLDGHPMSRAGLPRTAIAAAATASAVGSVFGVLVLIALMPIIRPFILQFGPFEYVLLGVWGLSTIIAVPSASRLKALAMALLGLLVGLVGTDPTYGQPRWTFGSIALFDGVDMVALLLGFFTVSEIISWRKRLQLEKAAGLENPNDSIWTGMLAVFRHWGLTMRSSAIGVLVGIIPGVGGTVASFVAYGQAIQTTPRDQRSRFGSGDIRGIIAPEAAVDSKDGGSLLPTVAFGLPGSEGGLILLTVLTVHGIVPGIPMLTTGLPLTFTLITALLLSNLLTSAVGLALTPYFARLTALRIDRIALPIIVVSFVTIVQLNGLLIDLYVAVAFGLAGYMLKRLAWPQIPFVISFVLGGFIERNLALSVELARVGRLNPLQRPASLTIMVIIALSLAWIVRGGVLPPRRVKPKRADAAVAWLLTGGCAVMAAISLQGQPGYSIFAQAVAWCCLFAMLAVALVQTISLVGHEKQGGGRTHTIPESHRVPLMMMLLLPAAVWLAGLPAALSLFTLIWIAAGQKLTLKSAALASCTSVAVAVATWFYLDRIAAIDLPASAMSHLF is encoded by the coding sequence ATGACCGGATATTGGGCTGCCCTCGGCACTGGACTGGGCAATGTATTCTCCTGGCCGAACATACTGATCCCGGTGCTTGGCACCTTGGTTGCCATGGCTACGTCCTTTCTTCCAGGGATTGGCGGCGCCAGCCTTGCAACCCTTCTGCTGGTCGCAACCGTGCATTGGGATCCGGTATCGGTGTTGTTGCTGTTTGGCGCCCTGACCGGCGGCGCGACCTTCATGGGATCTATAACGGCTATCCTCTTCAACATACCGGGCAACGCGCCAAGCGCGGCAACCCTGCTCGACGGCCATCCGATGTCCAGGGCCGGCCTGCCTCGCACCGCGATAGCCGCCGCGGCAACGGCCTCGGCCGTCGGATCGGTTTTTGGCGTCCTCGTCCTCATAGCGCTCATGCCGATCATTCGGCCGTTCATCCTGCAATTCGGACCGTTTGAATACGTGCTGCTCGGCGTGTGGGGCCTGTCGACGATCATTGCGGTTCCAAGCGCGTCCCGTCTGAAAGCGCTGGCGATGGCGCTGCTGGGGCTTTTGGTCGGTCTTGTCGGAACTGATCCGACCTATGGCCAACCACGCTGGACGTTTGGGAGCATCGCTCTCTTCGACGGCGTCGACATGGTCGCGCTGCTGCTTGGCTTTTTCACCGTTTCTGAAATCATCTCGTGGCGAAAAAGATTGCAGCTTGAAAAAGCGGCTGGCCTGGAAAACCCGAACGACTCGATCTGGACCGGTATGCTTGCTGTCTTTCGTCATTGGGGACTAACAATGCGATCGTCGGCCATCGGCGTGTTGGTCGGCATCATTCCAGGTGTTGGAGGAACGGTCGCCAGCTTCGTTGCCTACGGGCAGGCGATCCAGACAACCCCCAGGGACCAGCGCTCAAGGTTCGGATCTGGTGACATCAGGGGCATCATTGCGCCGGAAGCGGCCGTCGATTCGAAGGACGGAGGCTCGCTTCTGCCGACCGTTGCCTTCGGCCTTCCCGGCAGCGAGGGCGGCTTGATCCTGCTGACAGTCCTGACGGTACACGGCATCGTTCCGGGCATACCGATGCTGACGACCGGCTTGCCCCTGACGTTCACGTTGATTACCGCGCTGCTGCTGTCGAACCTGCTGACGTCCGCAGTGGGATTGGCGTTGACACCATATTTTGCGCGCCTGACTGCTCTCAGGATCGACCGCATCGCGCTCCCGATCATTGTCGTCAGCTTCGTGACGATCGTGCAGCTAAACGGGCTGCTGATCGATCTGTACGTAGCCGTCGCTTTCGGGCTGGCCGGCTACATGCTGAAGCGCCTCGCCTGGCCGCAAATTCCTTTTGTCATATCATTCGTCCTGGGCGGCTTCATCGAGCGAAACCTGGCGCTCAGTGTGGAGTTGGCCCGTGTCGGCAGGCTGAACCCTCTACAACGGCCGGCGTCGTTGACGATCATGGTCATAATCGCGCTTTCCCTCGCATGGATCGTGCGCGGTGGTGTTTTGCCGCCGCGACGTGTCAAGCCAAAGCGTGCCGATGCCGCAGTCGCATGGCTGTTGACCGGTGGATGCGCTGTGATGGCAGCGATATCGCTCCAAGGGCAGCCAGGCTATTCGATCTTCGCGCAGGCCGTGGCCTGGTGTTGTCTGTTTGCGATGCTCGCGGTCGCCCTTGTGCAAACGATCTCGCTTGTTGGCCACGAGAAACAGGGAGGCGGACGGACCCATACGATCCCGGAAAGCCATCGTGTGCCGTTGATGATGATGCTCCTGTTGCCGGCCGCTGTCTGGCTGGCGGGCCTCCCGGCGGCGCTATCCCTGTTTACCCTGATATGGATTGCAGCCGGTCAGAAGCTGACCTTGAAGTCGGCGGCACTGGCATCTTGCACCTCGGTTGCGGTCGCAGTGGCGACCTGGTTTTATCTAGATCGGATAGCGGCTATCGACCTTCCCGCTTCTGCGATGTCGCACTTGTTCTAG
- a CDS encoding class I SAM-dependent methyltransferase, whose translation MAQEGRCRILLSGAADTGLAAMVLGQTRPVGIEPEFVLIDRCETTVEQNRLFARSAGFALETHRADIRGCDCAPVQAVVAHSVLNFFDRSARQQVVDSWARSLKPGGRLLLSQRLLSEKDQPRGPRGIAEIGRRLSTIEKAAVAAHFPAAAVAELKTAVEALWGEPLHEDRTTYSDLADMLKQSNLTIVGSEQHHTGKSVSPLAAADSVQTIPRYEIVAVRM comes from the coding sequence GTGGCCCAGGAGGGCCGCTGTCGCATTCTCCTGTCGGGCGCGGCCGACACCGGCCTGGCGGCAATGGTTCTGGGCCAAACGAGGCCGGTCGGCATCGAGCCCGAATTTGTGCTGATCGATCGCTGTGAAACGACGGTCGAACAGAACAGGCTGTTTGCCCGCTCCGCCGGTTTTGCGCTCGAGACCCACCGCGCCGACATTCGCGGTTGCGACTGTGCGCCGGTGCAGGCAGTTGTCGCGCATAGCGTTCTTAATTTCTTCGACCGCAGCGCACGCCAGCAGGTGGTCGACAGTTGGGCGCGTAGTCTCAAGCCTGGCGGACGCCTGCTTCTCTCCCAGAGGTTGCTATCGGAAAAAGACCAGCCGAGGGGGCCTCGCGGCATCGCTGAAATCGGCCGAAGGCTTTCGACCATCGAGAAGGCCGCCGTCGCGGCGCATTTTCCTGCCGCTGCCGTGGCGGAGCTGAAGACGGCCGTCGAAGCGCTCTGGGGTGAACCGCTGCATGAAGATCGCACTACATATTCAGACCTTGCGGATATGCTGAAGCAATCCAACCTGACGATTGTCGGCTCGGAGCAGCATCATACCGGGAAAAGCGTTTCCCCGCTTGCCGCTGCCGACAGCGTCCAGACAATTCCAAGATACGAAATCGTCGCCGTCAGGATGTAG
- a CDS encoding KamA family radical SAM protein translates to MIPDSIFDDSATADEGRDADTAWQNDIRAGVRHVRDLASLPLSPAERAAAQEAAVHHKVRAPKTYLDLIDWNDPADPIRAQVIPSPDELTEMEGELDDPIADHAFSPVPRLTHRHADRVLLFATYQCAVYCRFCFRKESLTSIGRGYTREALEDAFAYIEAHTEIREVILTGGDPLSLPDKALAEIRARIETIAHVRLLRIHTRVPVVLPARITPGLVGALQGRLMVTIVTHFNHAREITPATELACRVMRQAGFVLLNQSVLLKGVNDTVEVLEELCRELMYRLGVKPYYLHHGDLARGMAHRRTTIAQGQALAGALRARLSGICNPIYVLDLPEGGGKVPLGPCHVEGRDGQDWRIRGQDGEVRVYRDVVV, encoded by the coding sequence ATGATCCCAGACTCAATTTTCGATGACTCGGCCACAGCCGACGAAGGACGCGACGCCGACACCGCCTGGCAAAACGACATCCGCGCGGGCGTGCGCCACGTCCGCGATCTCGCCTCGCTGCCGCTGTCACCCGCCGAGCGCGCGGCGGCGCAGGAGGCGGCCGTACACCACAAGGTGCGTGCCCCCAAAACCTATCTCGACCTGATCGACTGGAACGATCCCGCCGATCCGATCCGCGCCCAGGTCATTCCATCGCCGGATGAGCTGACGGAAATGGAAGGCGAGCTCGACGATCCGATCGCCGACCATGCCTTCAGTCCGGTGCCGCGACTGACGCACCGCCACGCCGACCGCGTGCTGTTGTTTGCGACCTACCAATGCGCGGTCTATTGCCGCTTCTGCTTCCGCAAGGAGTCTCTGACCTCGATCGGCCGCGGCTACACGCGCGAGGCGCTCGAAGACGCCTTTGCCTATATCGAAGCCCATACCGAAATCCGCGAAGTGATCCTGACCGGCGGCGATCCGCTGTCGCTGCCGGACAAGGCGCTGGCCGAAATCCGCGCCCGTATCGAGACGATCGCGCATGTCAGGCTGCTGCGTATCCACACACGCGTGCCTGTCGTGCTGCCCGCGCGCATCACGCCGGGGCTGGTTGGCGCGTTGCAGGGCCGGCTGATGGTCACAATCGTCACCCATTTCAACCATGCGCGGGAGATCACGCCGGCCACCGAATTGGCCTGCCGCGTCATGCGCCAGGCAGGCTTCGTGCTGCTCAACCAGAGTGTCCTGCTCAAGGGCGTCAACGACACGGTCGAGGTGCTGGAGGAACTCTGCCGCGAACTGATGTACCGGCTCGGCGTCAAACCCTATTACCTGCACCATGGCGACCTCGCGCGCGGCATGGCGCACAGGCGCACCACGATTGCGCAGGGACAGGCGCTGGCCGGCGCGCTGCGCGCCCGCCTGTCGGGCATCTGCAATCCGATCTATGTGCTGGACCTGCCGGAAGGCGGCGGCAAGGTGCCGCTCGGGCCATGCCATGTCGAGGGACGGGACGGGCAGGATTGGCGCATCCGCGGCCAGGATGGCGAGGTGAGGGTATATCGGGACGTGGTGGTGTAG
- the metH gene encoding methionine synthase, giving the protein MSQNSASLDALFGPVAAKPDGSEVLAALTAAARERILILDGAMGTQIQGLGFDEEHFRGEAFAGCACHQQGNNDLLILTQPKAIEEIHYQYAISGADILETNNFSSTSIAQADYGMEDAVYALNRDGARLVRRAAVRAQQEDGKRRFVAGTVGPTNRTASMSPDVNNPGYRAVTFDDLRLAYGEQLRGLIDGGADIILIETIFDTLNAKAAIFACNEIFLEKGVRLPVMISGTITDLSGRTLSGQTPTAFWHSVRHANPFTIGLNCALGANAMRAHLAEISGAADTFVCAYPNAGLPNEFGRYDESPDFMAAQIEDFAREGLVNVVGGCCGSTPDHIRAIAEAVKKYPPRAIPEIERKMRLSGLEPFTLTDEIPFVNVGERTNVTGSAKFRKLITAGDYVPALDVARDQVANGAQIIDINMDEGLIDSKKAMVEYLNLIAAEPDIARVPVMVDSSKWEIIEAGLKCVQGKPLVNSISMKEGEEAFLHNAKLVRAYGAAVVVMAFDETGQADTRARKVEICTRAYKLLTEQAGFPPEDIVFDPNVFAVATGIEEHDNYGVDFIEATGEITATLPHVHISGGVSNLSFSFRGNEPVREAMHAVFLYHAIQRGMDMGIVNAGQLAVYDTIEPELREACEDVVLNRVPRAGGTATERMLEIAERFKGTAGKEARERDLAWRDWTVEQRISHALVNGITEFIDADTEEARLASERPLHVIEGPLMAGMNVVGDLFGAGKMFLPQVVKSARVMKQAVAGLLPHMEAEKLANAANGIDNGERQTAGKILMATVKGDVHDIGKNIVGVVLACNNYEIIDLGVMVPAAKILQTAREQNVDIIGLSGLITPSLDEMVHMAAEMEREGFDIPLLIGGATTSRVHTAVKIHPRYSKGQTVYVNDASRAVGVVSSLLSNETKGGYVDTVRAEYKKVADAHARSEADKQRLPLAKARANAHKVDWSTYEPPKPSFTGVKVFGNWDLTELARYIDWTPFFQTWELKGRYPKILDDEKQGPAARQLFEDAQAMLTKIIAEKWFAPRAVIGFWPANAVGDDIRLFTDEARSQELATFFTLRQQLTRRDGKANVALSDFVAPQDIGKPDYIGGFIVTAGIEEVAISERFERANDDYSSIMVKALADRFAEAFAERMHEKVRKEFWGYASDEKLAPDELIGEPYRGIRPAPGYPAQPDHTEKATLFRLLDGERNAGVSLTESYAMWPGSSVSGIYLAHPESYYFGVAKVERDQVEDYARRKAMPLADVERWLGPILNYVPQHYAEAAE; this is encoded by the coding sequence ATGTCGCAGAATTCTGCATCGCTGGACGCATTGTTCGGCCCCGTCGCGGCAAAGCCCGATGGGTCCGAAGTGCTTGCGGCGCTGACGGCAGCGGCACGCGAGCGCATCCTCATCCTCGACGGCGCCATGGGCACGCAGATCCAGGGTCTCGGCTTCGACGAAGAGCATTTCCGCGGCGAGGCTTTCGCGGGCTGCGCCTGCCATCAGCAGGGCAACAACGACCTCTTGATCCTGACGCAGCCGAAGGCGATCGAGGAAATACATTATCAATACGCCATCTCTGGCGCCGATATCCTCGAGACCAACAACTTCTCCTCGACCTCGATCGCCCAGGCCGATTACGGCATGGAGGATGCCGTCTACGCGCTGAACCGCGACGGTGCGCGGCTGGTGCGTCGGGCAGCGGTGAGAGCACAGCAGGAGGACGGCAAACGCCGTTTCGTCGCCGGCACGGTCGGGCCGACCAACCGCACCGCCTCGATGTCGCCCGACGTCAACAATCCAGGCTACCGCGCCGTCACCTTCGACGATCTGCGCCTGGCCTATGGCGAGCAGCTGCGCGGCCTGATCGACGGCGGCGCCGACATCATTCTCATTGAAACCATCTTCGACACGCTGAACGCCAAGGCGGCGATCTTCGCCTGCAACGAGATTTTTCTCGAAAAGGGCGTGCGCCTGCCGGTGATGATTTCCGGCACCATCACCGATCTCTCCGGCCGCACGCTGTCGGGCCAGACGCCGACCGCCTTCTGGCATTCGGTGCGCCATGCCAACCCGTTCACCATCGGCCTCAACTGCGCGCTCGGCGCCAATGCGATGCGCGCGCATCTGGCCGAAATTTCAGGCGCCGCCGACACCTTCGTCTGCGCCTATCCGAATGCCGGCCTGCCCAATGAATTCGGCCGCTATGACGAGAGCCCGGACTTCATGGCCGCGCAGATCGAGGATTTTGCGCGGGAAGGGCTCGTCAACGTCGTCGGCGGCTGCTGTGGCTCGACGCCGGACCACATCCGCGCCATCGCCGAGGCTGTCAAGAAATATCCGCCACGCGCCATCCCCGAGATCGAGCGCAAGATGCGCCTGTCCGGGCTGGAGCCGTTCACGCTGACCGATGAGATTCCCTTCGTCAATGTCGGCGAACGCACCAACGTCACCGGCTCGGCCAAGTTCCGAAAGCTGATCACGGCGGGCGACTATGTCCCGGCGCTCGACGTGGCGCGCGACCAGGTCGCCAATGGCGCACAGATCATCGACATCAACATGGATGAAGGCCTGATCGATTCGAAAAAGGCGATGGTCGAGTACCTCAATTTGATCGCCGCCGAACCCGACATCGCCCGTGTTCCGGTGATGGTCGACTCCTCGAAATGGGAGATCATCGAGGCCGGGCTGAAATGCGTGCAGGGCAAGCCGCTGGTCAACTCCATCTCGATGAAGGAAGGCGAGGAAGCCTTTCTGCATAATGCGAAGCTGGTGCGCGCCTACGGCGCGGCGGTGGTCGTCATGGCCTTCGACGAGACCGGCCAGGCCGACACCAGGGCGCGCAAAGTCGAGATCTGCACCCGCGCCTACAAGCTGCTCACCGAACAGGCCGGTTTCCCGCCCGAAGACATCGTCTTCGACCCCAACGTCTTCGCGGTCGCCACCGGCATCGAGGAGCACGACAATTACGGCGTCGACTTCATCGAGGCCACCGGCGAGATCACCGCCACGCTGCCGCATGTGCATATCTCGGGCGGCGTGTCGAACCTGTCCTTCTCCTTCCGCGGCAACGAGCCGGTGCGCGAGGCGATGCACGCGGTGTTCCTCTACCATGCCATCCAGCGCGGCATGGATATGGGCATCGTCAATGCTGGCCAGCTGGCCGTCTACGACACGATCGAGCCGGAGTTGCGCGAAGCGTGCGAGGACGTCGTGCTCAACCGCGTGCCCAGGGCCGGCGGCACCGCCACCGAGCGCATGCTGGAGATCGCCGAACGCTTCAAGGGCACCGCCGGCAAGGAAGCCAGGGAGCGTGATCTCGCCTGGCGCGACTGGACGGTCGAGCAGCGCATTTCCCATGCGCTGGTCAACGGCATCACCGAATTCATCGACGCCGACACCGAGGAAGCGCGCCTCGCATCCGAGCGCCCGCTGCATGTCATCGAAGGCCCGCTGATGGCCGGCATGAATGTCGTCGGCGATCTGTTCGGCGCGGGAAAGATGTTCCTGCCGCAAGTGGTGAAGTCGGCGCGCGTGATGAAGCAGGCGGTGGCCGGATTGCTGCCGCACATGGAGGCCGAAAAACTGGCCAACGCCGCCAATGGCATCGACAATGGCGAGCGCCAGACAGCCGGCAAAATCCTGATGGCGACTGTAAAGGGCGATGTCCACGACATCGGCAAGAACATCGTCGGCGTCGTTCTGGCCTGCAACAATTACGAGATCATCGATCTCGGCGTCATGGTGCCGGCGGCGAAGATCCTGCAGACGGCTCGCGAGCAAAATGTCGACATCATCGGCCTGTCCGGCCTGATCACCCCGTCGCTGGACGAGATGGTGCACATGGCCGCCGAGATGGAGCGTGAAGGGTTTGACATTCCGCTGCTGATCGGCGGCGCCACGACCAGCCGCGTGCACACGGCGGTGAAGATCCACCCGCGCTATTCCAAGGGACAGACGGTCTATGTCAATGACGCCAGCCGGGCGGTCGGCGTCGTCTCGTCCTTGCTGTCGAACGAGACCAAGGGCGGCTACGTCGACACAGTGCGGGCCGAGTACAAAAAGGTCGCCGACGCGCATGCCCGCTCCGAGGCCGACAAGCAGCGGCTGCCGCTGGCCAAGGCCAGGGCCAATGCGCACAAGGTCGACTGGTCGACCTATGAGCCGCCGAAGCCGTCCTTCACCGGCGTCAAGGTTTTCGGCAACTGGGACCTGACGGAGCTCGCGCGCTACATCGACTGGACGCCGTTCTTCCAGACCTGGGAGCTGAAAGGGCGTTACCCCAAGATCCTCGACGACGAGAAGCAGGGACCGGCGGCACGCCAGCTTTTCGAGGATGCGCAGGCGATGCTGACAAAAATCATCGCGGAAAAATGGTTCGCGCCGCGCGCCGTCATCGGCTTCTGGCCGGCGAACGCCGTCGGCGACGACATCAGGCTGTTCACGGATGAGGCACGCTCGCAGGAACTGGCAACCTTCTTCACGCTGCGCCAGCAACTGACCAGGCGCGACGGCAAGGCTAATGTCGCGCTGTCGGATTTCGTCGCGCCTCAGGACATAGGCAAGCCGGATTATATCGGCGGCTTCATCGTCACCGCGGGGATCGAGGAGGTGGCGATATCAGAGCGCTTCGAGCGCGCCAATGACGATTATTCCTCGATCATGGTCAAGGCGCTGGCCGATCGTTTCGCCGAAGCTTTTGCCGAGCGCATGCACGAGAAGGTGCGCAAGGAATTCTGGGGTTATGCATCAGACGAGAAGCTGGCGCCCGACGAACTGATCGGCGAGCCTTATCGCGGCATCCGCCCCGCGCCCGGCTATCCCGCGCAGCCCGATCATACCGAGAAGGCGACCTTGTTCCGGCTGCTCGACGGCGAGCGCAATGCCGGCGTCAGCCTGACCGAGAGCTATGCGATGTGGCCGGGCTCCTCGGTCTCCGGCATCTATCTCGCCCATCCCGAAAGCTATTATTTCGGCGTCGCCAAAGTCGAGCGCGACCAGGTCGAGGACTATGCCCGCCGCAAAGCCATGCCGCTGGCCGATGTCGAGCGCTGGCTCGGCCCGATCCTCAACTATGTCCCTCAGCACTATGCCGAGGCGGCGGAATAG